GACGAAGCAGATGTCCACTTCGAGTTCTTCGGCCCCGCCGGTGATCTCGCGGGCTGAGTCAGATATTGCTCGAGTCCCTATGGGCGTAAATAAACAGCTTCAGCACGTTGACCAGCATAGTGACCAGAAAAATCTGATCTCATTTGAGTACGCGCAATGTATCGAGAACGCAGCATTCAATGTGTCGCGTGTGATATTACGGTTTATTTACAAATTGTGGAGGGAAATGCAGCACCTATACTGAAGAACTCTCGTCATGATTTGGATAACAGGTGCGGAATCAGATACATGGTCAACGAACGCAACCCCAGGTTCGACGATAGGTCTTTATGTGAGAATCGCCGTCGCAGAAAACCCAATCAACCCGAACCCGCGCCACTACGGGTGCTCACCCCCGCCGGACCTATCCAGGGCAGATTCGCGCACTGCCCACACACTGAGACTCCTGTTCGCCAGTTTCTGGGGATCCCATATGCCGCCGCGCCTACCGGGGTGTTACGCTGGCAGCCGCCACAACCACTCTCCGCATGGAGCGCGCCTTTCTCTGCTTGCGAATATGGCAGACCGGCACCGCAAAGCCCTTCTCCCCTGTTTGAGGTTACTGCGGCGGATGGAACGCCACTGGATAACGAAGACTGTCTCTACCTGAATGTTTTTGCACCGCCAAATTGCAGTGACAAACCACTGCCGGTGATGCTCTGGATTCACGGTGGTTCTTTCTATCTCGGGGCTGCAAGTCAGTCCCTTTACTCCGGAAACACACTGGCCGCTTCCGGTCGCGCGATTGTGGTGACCACCAATTACCGTCTCGGTGCACTGGGCTTTTTGCGACTGTGCGATATCTCGGATGTCCCCGCGACCGGCAACGAAGGGCTGCACGACCAGCTCGCGGCGTTGCGATGGGTCAAAGAAAATATTAAAGCTTTTGGCGGGGACCCGGATAATATCACCCTGTTTGGTGAGTCTGCTGGCGCCATGAGTATCACCTGCCTGCTGGCTGCGCAACCCCTTGACGGACGGAAAAAGAAGGCGCGTTTATTTCACAAGGCGATTCTGCAAAGTGGTAACCCGGAGGCCCTGCACAAAGTTGACGATGCCAACGAGATCGCCAGCACTTTTTGCGATTACCTGCAAAAACTCACGGGTAACCGCAACCTGACGTGCGCGCCCGTCGCTGATATCCTGAAAGCGCAGGAGGCAATTATCGCCGACCCGCGCATAGAATCCCATTGGGGACAGCTGCCATTCAAACCCGTGTTGGATGGCGGCTTAGTCTCAACCTCCCCTCTTCAGGCAATACAGCAAGGAGCGGGGGCTGACATCACCCTGATGGCAGGCAGTAATCTGGAGGAGTGGAACCTGTTCAGTGCGGCGAGACCGGAAACCTTTTCTCTGGATGAGCAACAGATACGCACGCATTTGAAAAGACGCCTGCCATCGGGCCTGATTGATCCTTTGCTATCCCACTATCATCAGCGCGCTGCCGCCATGGGTAGCAGCCCCTGGCCCTTATGGAGCAGAGCTTGGAACCAGCTGCTCACCGATATGACATTTACCCTGCCGGGACTGAGACTGCTCAGTGCCCACCGGGGAACCTGCTATCACTACCAGTTTACTCAGCCACTCACTGCACAGCCGGTACTGGGCGCCTGCCATGCCGCAGAGCTAGGCTATGTGTTTGGCACCCATCATGAAGAGGAACTCGCGCATTTTTATGGTGCGGAATCCAACCCCCACCATCTAAGCAGTGCGATGCGCGAGGCATGGCTGAGCTTTGCTGAGACCGGCAGCCCGGGGGATGACTGGCCCTCATTTGACCGCGGTGGTAGCTGGCACTTCGGAGACCACCCATCAGGCCACAGGGTCGATATCCATCAACTCACGGCACTCTGGCAATCACTGGAAGACGAACATTTACGCGGCTACTTGTGAGAGGTTCCCGGCTTGCAACCCCCGGTTTACATCACGGTATACTGGTACTGAACAAGTCACGGAGCACGTATCTTGCACAGAATCATACTCATACGCCATGGCGAAGCCGCGAAATCCAATACGGATGCCGACCCTAGACTGACCGAGCTCGGCCAGCAACAGGCGCACGAACTGGCAAGTTGGCTTGACTCAGAATTTCCCGGCGGTAGTGGTGTAAAGCTGGTGTCCAGCCCTAAAGCCCGCGCCCTTCAGACTGCGTTCCCCACCGCGGATCGCTGGCAGTGCGAAGTACGGGAAGAGCCGGCGGTGGTAGAGGTTCCATCGCCACAGGGGGTCGGACTGGCAAAGCGCGGCCACTGGATTAAGCAATTATTGGCGGGCTCGTGGAATACTCTCGAGCCCGCGCAGCAGGTGTGGCGAGAAGGCCTGATAAATTATCTGAAATCTCACCAAGACAGCAACCACCACGTAAGCCTGGTGTTCTGCCACTTTATGGTGATCAACGCTGTTGTGGCGGCCCTGCGTAATGACGACAAGGTTGCCCAGTTTTATCCAGATTATACGTCGTGTACAGAACTTGCCCTGAAAGACGGGGATCTGGAGATTGTGAAACTGGGCCGTGAGCGTACGCAGGAAAAGAACCGGATTCAGTAAGTCCCGCCGGTACCACGTCAGGTATCAAGCACAGGCGAGGCTCTTGCTTACCACTTCATACAGATCTCTCGACAATTCGCCGGCGTCCATAATCCCCTGCAGCGCGGCGCGCATTCTTGCAGACTCGTGGTCGCAATATTTTTTCCAGTGCGTGAGTGGTATCACCAGGCGAGCTGCGATCTGGGGATTCAGCTTATCCAGCACGCTCACCTGCTCCGCCAGAAATCTGTACCCACTGCCATCCTCGCGGTGGAACTGGGTAAAATTGCGCGAGGCAAACCCGGATATTACTGAACGCACCTTGTTGGGATTGGTGATCTCAAACGCAGGGTGCTGCATCAGTTCACGCACCCTCTCCAGGGTGCCAAAACTGGCACTGCCACTCTGCAACAGGAACCAGTTCTCCACTACCTGGGTATCCTGCTGCCATTGATCAT
The Microbulbifer celer DNA segment above includes these coding regions:
- a CDS encoding carboxylesterase/lipase family protein, which translates into the protein MLTPAGPIQGRFAHCPHTETPVRQFLGIPYAAAPTGVLRWQPPQPLSAWSAPFSACEYGRPAPQSPSPLFEVTAADGTPLDNEDCLYLNVFAPPNCSDKPLPVMLWIHGGSFYLGAASQSLYSGNTLAASGRAIVVTTNYRLGALGFLRLCDISDVPATGNEGLHDQLAALRWVKENIKAFGGDPDNITLFGESAGAMSITCLLAAQPLDGRKKKARLFHKAILQSGNPEALHKVDDANEIASTFCDYLQKLTGNRNLTCAPVADILKAQEAIIADPRIESHWGQLPFKPVLDGGLVSTSPLQAIQQGAGADITLMAGSNLEEWNLFSAARPETFSLDEQQIRTHLKRRLPSGLIDPLLSHYHQRAAAMGSSPWPLWSRAWNQLLTDMTFTLPGLRLLSAHRGTCYHYQFTQPLTAQPVLGACHAAELGYVFGTHHEEELAHFYGAESNPHHLSSAMREAWLSFAETGSPGDDWPSFDRGGSWHFGDHPSGHRVDIHQLTALWQSLEDEHLRGYL
- a CDS encoding histidine phosphatase family protein; its protein translation is MHRIILIRHGEAAKSNTDADPRLTELGQQQAHELASWLDSEFPGGSGVKLVSSPKARALQTAFPTADRWQCEVREEPAVVEVPSPQGVGLAKRGHWIKQLLAGSWNTLEPAQQVWREGLINYLKSHQDSNHHVSLVFCHFMVINAVVAALRNDDKVAQFYPDYTSCTELALKDGDLEIVKLGRERTQEKNRIQ